The Tenebrio molitor chromosome 3, icTenMoli1.1, whole genome shotgun sequence genome contains a region encoding:
- the LOC138126810 gene encoding serine-rich adhesin for platelets-like isoform X1, producing the protein MHKQFKKFGFFVSKNLQEEANEKLNDKLVKYLYKKETDKSNRRKIKSANDADTPNARRSSKRYSPEDKHRSQGKKSNESILRKHKKKESLPNTVTSETEIYFISPEEIKRHRKKLHKEGVPDKCPDDKQNRSAYKPGGHDIEPDKRRIQKREDDIVKLIKEQKHTQKSTNDDYQWLTKKEIFKLISNTKDIPKNTSTSSNFLKKFFVFDKQDGFQNKAEFVSTIGGHSKKVHRYSEDNPNIDFLPCKTSIDSTTKKAEKMSRRNEKKGKEDVSTVLPKRHHERSKSKGERIIKEHHSDAEKNYLTTKTINKLKSRHTQKEAVVFNDFLKEHHSDAEKNYLTTKRRKSRQTQKEALVFDDLSTMQQKIEKKLSPHKPKESESQENGDLTTHSKTKKNKTRDKTTEQGRSPDSAKAELNRRLQNVSRANPLRHKFCLVKNTFSVVQITPANTTNEVFLEKKKKLKAFKKYYRYNIDGESEISSAYQTFSDSNKMYQDMSEQSMEDTLKKRHRKSRKFTTDQKCNFKVETHISSVVINPDSDKNSIKTSRVGKDEGKANKTNKFGFHKSKIPILSNNGKLVELNKESPRSSRSHKKSNDLFACSVAGKEADVETASASKCRSKVHNDVKDKIHLRSPTGSGKVRVSSSPASFPNKPTEVPLKAKEKKAARPSTDSRLVQKESKASRLSTLSKQSKLSDKQPIRNINKPSSSNSRNQSLSPSSLGHQKEFIDRSSSRKGIKSPSKLSNDGSSSVWSKSSRKSGKNSFTSKSDTKLQQNNKISLEKKYKTLDRASTRTSLSNSTFGDKSLDSSKNGTSFFLTKSYKDDEKLNRWQKRKLYSDSLRKNMANKVQKASVIPPQVVEIRYLTVTTNDNDVVNSSEARLTISDNKEIVPTALNAYETEQAMSAETENAFSTMKEFYEDDLPCPCMELVNCDQFKELFELPMDKALNEIMSENYNFLKKDFSYAVEELDKSSSSDGDNEFSVTTKKVDDWYDFQIVDGGSLSEISCCRGVSDDINNQELNVRSQDHIVESLSAPGSEESGYSTIKSRQVSRSFFERPDIKALINPPLETSLDGYCVEVQIETNNSSNCGLEIRSIESKSLQTTIECSQKSVQINLSQEGIHEQINFSDRKEEKNVPEEEVRQLIAEEHEALVTEEHEILIAEERKSLVVENQNLVPDDKESMLPFKEIEDNFGDNNQEISQTCQECNEITQNKCYDDKAKIKKKKRRISLKKLKRMLSFLSCFSSLPSNQ; encoded by the exons ATGCataagcaatttaaaaaatttggattttttgtaTCAAAGAATTTACAAGAAGAAgctaatgaaaaattaaacgacaaactagtaaaatatttatacaaaAAGGAAACTGATAAATCGAACAGACGGAAAATTAAAAGTGCAAATGACGCAGATACACCAAATGCGAGACGTTCGTCAAAGAGGTACTCTCCGGAAGATAAACACAGGAGTCAGGGAAAGAAATCCAACGAATCTATTCTcagaaaacacaaaaaaaaagaatcactGCCTAACACAGTTACAAGCGAGactgaaatatattttatatcACCTGAAGAAATAAAGAGGCACaggaaaaaattacacaaagaGGGAGTGCCAGATAAATGTCCTGATGATAAGCAAAATCGAAGCGCATACAAACCAGGTGGCCATGACATCGAACCTGATAAAAGAAGGATTCAGAAGAGAGAAGACGATATTGTAAAACTcatcaaagaacaaaaacatACACAAAAAAGCACTAACGATGATTACCAGTGGTTaactaaaaaagaaatatttaaactaaTCAGTAATACAAaagatattccaaaaaataCATCTACTAGTTCCAATTTCTTAAAGAAGTTTTTTGTGTTTGATAAACAAGATGGCTTTCAAAACAAAGCAGAATTCGTTTCGACAATTGGTGGACATTCGAAGAAAGTACATCGCTACAGCGAAGATAATCCTAACATAGATTTTTTACCGTGTAAAACCTCGATAGACAGCACCACCAAGAAAGCGGAAAAAATGtcaagaagaaatgaaaaaaaaggcaAAGAAGATGTATCAACAGTTTTGCCAAAACGACATCATGAAAGAAGTAAATCAAAAGGTGAACGCATTATAAAAGAACACCATTCAGACGCagaaaagaattatttaacaacaaaaactataaataaactaaaatcaCGACACACGCAAAAAGAAGCTGTggtttttaatgattttctAAAAGAACATCATTCAGATGCagaaaagaattatttaactACAAAAAGACGAAAATCAAGACAAACACAAAAAGAGGCGTTGGTTTTTGATGACTTGTCAACTatgcaacaaaaaattgaaaagaaattGTCACCACATAAACCGAAAGAAAGTGAAAGTCAAGAGAATGGTGATTTAACGACCCACtctaaaacaaagaaaaataaaacccgGGATAAAACTACAGAACAAGGTAGATCACCGGATAGTGCGAAAGCGGAATTAAATCGTCGGTTGCAGAATGTGAGCAGAGCTAATCCTTTacgtcacaaattttgtttggtaAAAAATACATTCTCAGTTGTTCAAATAACTCCTGCAAACACTACAAATGAAGTTTTCTtggagaaaaagaaaaaattgaaagccTTTAAAAAGTATTACAGATATAATATCGATGGTGAATCTGAAATTAGTAGTGCATATCAAACGTTCAGCGACAGCAACAAGATGTACCAAGATATGTCGGAACAATCAATGGAAGACACCTTGAAGAAACGACACAGAAAATCCAGAAAGTTTACAACTGACCAAAAATGTAACTTTAAAGTTGAAACTCACATTTCCTCAGTTGTTATTAATCCAGATTCCGAtaaaaattccattaaaaCAAGTCGGGTTGGTAAAGATGAAGGTAAAGCAAATAAAACGAACAAATTTGGATTTCACAAGTCAAAGATACCCATTTTGAGTAACAATGGAAAATTAGttgaattaaataaagaatCGCCAAGAAGTTCAAGATCGCATAAGAAAAGTAACGATCTTTTTGCTTGTTCTGTAGCTGGTAAGGAAGCAGATGTAGAAACAGCATCTGCTTCAAAGTGCAGGAGCAAAGTTCATAACGatgtaaaagataaaatacaTTTACGTTCACCTACTGGATCTGGTAAAGTGAGAGTTTCTTCTAGTCCGGCATCATTTCCAAATAAACCAACAGAAGTTCCTCTGAAAGCTAAAGAGAAGAAAGCTGCTCGTCCATCGACTGACTCACGACTTGTTCAGAAAGAGTCCAAGGCGAGTAGATTATCAACTTTGTCTAAACAGAGCAAATTAAGTGATAAACAACCAATACGTAATATTAATAAGCCCAGCTCAAGTAACAGCAGAAATCAATCATTATCACCATCATCACTGGGTCATCAAAAGGAGTTTATAGATAGATCAAGTTCTCGGAAAGGTATTAAATCTCCATCAAAACTATCTAATGATGGTTCCAGTTCGGTATGGAGTAAAAGTAGCAGAAAATCTGGCAAGAATTCTTTTACAAGTAAATCCGACACAAAATTACAacagaataataaaataagtttggaaaaaaagtataaaacgCTTGACAGAGCTTCTACGAGAACGTCGTTAAGTAACAGCACATTTGGCGACAAATCTCTTGATTCGTCGAAAAACGGgactagtttttttttaacgaaatcGTACAAAGATGATGAGAAGCTGAATCGTTGGCAAAAACGTAAACTTTATTCTGACAGTCTTCGAAAAAATATGGCAAATAAAGTTCAAAAAGCATCAGTTATTCCACCTCAAGTTGTTGAAATTAGATATTTAACCGTTACTACTAATGATAACGATGTGGTTAATTCATCTGAAGCAAGGTTAACTATTTCGGACAACAAAGAAATTGTTCCGACTGCATTAAATGCATACGAAACAGAACAAGCCATGTCAGCAGAAACAGAGAATGCATTCAGTACAATGAAAGAATTCTACGAAGACGATCTTCCTTGTCCTTGTATGGAATTGGTGAACTGTGATCAATTTAAGGAATTGTTTGAATTACCCATGGACAAAGCGTTAAACGAAATCATGAGCGAAAACTATAATTTCTTgaagaaagatttttcttACGCTGTTGAAGAACTTGATAAATCTTCAAGTTCTGACGGGGATAACGAATTTTCTGTGACTACCAAAAAAGTAGACGACTGGTACGACTTCCAGATCGTTGATGGTGGAAGTTTGAGTGAAATTTCTTGTTGCCGTGGGGTATCAGACGACATCAATAATCAAGAACTAAATGTACGAAGCCAAGATCACATCGTTG AATCGCTTAGCGCTCCTGGTTCCGAGGAAAGCGGAtactccacaataaagtcaAGACAGGTTTCGAGAAGTTTTTTCGAACGTCCCGACATTAAAGCTTTAATTAATCCACCGCTGGAAACATCACTCGATGGTTATTGTGTTGAAGTTCAAATCGAAACAAACAATTCGAGTAACTGTGGGCTTGAAATACGTTCCATCGAAAGTAAGTCGTTACAAACTACCATCGAATGTTCGCAAAAATCCGTGCAAATTAACTTATCACAAGAAGGAATACATGAACAGATCAATTTCAGCGAtcgaaaagaagaaaaaaatgtcccaGAAGAAGAAGTAAGACAGTTAATCGCTGAAGAACATGAAGCATTAGTTACAGAAGAACATGAAATATTAATTGCAGAAGAACGTAAATCATTAGTTGTAGAAAACCAAAATCTTGTCCCTGACGACAAAGAATCTATGTTACCATTTAAAGAGATAGAAGACAATTTTGGTGATAACAATCAGGAAATTTCCCAAACTTGTCAAGAGTGTAATgaaataacacaaaataagTGTTATGATGATAAAGctaaaatcaagaaaaaaaaacgacgAATCAGCTTAAAAAAGTTGAAACGTATGCTGTCTTTTTTGTCTTGTTTTAGTTCTTTACCatcaaatcaataa
- the LOC138126810 gene encoding serine-rich adhesin for platelets-like isoform X2 codes for MHKQFKKFGFFVSKNLQEEANEKLNDKLVKYLYKKETDKSNRRKIKSANDADTPNARRSSKRYSPEDKHRSQGKKSNESILRKHKKKESLPNTVTSETEIYFISPEEIKRHRKKLHKEGVPDKCPDDKQNRSAYKPGGHDIEPDKRRIQKREDDIVKLIKEQKHTQKSTNDDYQWLTKKEIFKLISNTKDIPKNTSTSSNFLKKFFVFDKQDGFQNKAEFVSTIGGHSKKVHRYSEDNPNIDFLPCKTSIDSTTKKAEKMSRRNEKKGKEDVSTVLPKRHHERSKSKGERIIKEHHSDAEKNYLTTKTINKLKSRHTQKEAVVFNDFLKEHHSDAEKNYLTTKRRKSRQTQKEALVFDDLSTMQQKIEKKLSPHKPKESESQENGDLTTHSKTKKNKTRDKTTEQGRSPDSAKAELNRRLQNVSRANPLRHKFCLVKNTFSVVQITPANTTNEVFLEKKKKLKAFKKYYRYNIDGESEISSAYQTFSDSNKMYQDMSEQSMEDTLKKRHRKSRKFTTDQKCNFKVETHISSVVINPDSDKNSIKTSRVGKDEGKANKTNKFGFHKSKIPILSNNGKLVELNKESPRSSRSHKKSNDLFACSVAGKEADVETASASKCRSKVHNDVKDKIHLRSPTGSGKVRVSSSPASFPNKPTEVPLKAKEKKAARPSTDSRLVQKESKASRLSTLSKQSKLSDKQPIRNINKPSSSNSRNQSLSPSSLGHQKEFIDRSSSRKGIKSPSKLSNDGSSSVWSKSSRKSGKNSFTSKSDTKLQQNNKISLEKKYKTLDRASTRTSLSNSTFGDKSLDSSKNGTSFFLTKSYKDDEKLNRWQKRKLYSDSLRKNMANKVQKASVIPPQVVEIRYLTVTTNDNDVVNSSEARLTISDNKEIVPTALNAYETEQAMSAETENAFSTMKEFYEDDLPCPCMELVNCDQFKELFELPMDKALNEIMSENYNFLKKDFSYAVEELDKSSSSDGDNEFSVTTKKVDDWYDFQIVDGGSLSEISCCRGVSDDINNQELNVRSQDHIVESLSAPGSEESGYSTIKSRQVSRSFFERPDIKALINPPLETSLDGYCVEVQIETNNSSNCGLEIRSIETIEKKKKMSQKKK; via the exons ATGCataagcaatttaaaaaatttggattttttgtaTCAAAGAATTTACAAGAAGAAgctaatgaaaaattaaacgacaaactagtaaaatatttatacaaaAAGGAAACTGATAAATCGAACAGACGGAAAATTAAAAGTGCAAATGACGCAGATACACCAAATGCGAGACGTTCGTCAAAGAGGTACTCTCCGGAAGATAAACACAGGAGTCAGGGAAAGAAATCCAACGAATCTATTCTcagaaaacacaaaaaaaaagaatcactGCCTAACACAGTTACAAGCGAGactgaaatatattttatatcACCTGAAGAAATAAAGAGGCACaggaaaaaattacacaaagaGGGAGTGCCAGATAAATGTCCTGATGATAAGCAAAATCGAAGCGCATACAAACCAGGTGGCCATGACATCGAACCTGATAAAAGAAGGATTCAGAAGAGAGAAGACGATATTGTAAAACTcatcaaagaacaaaaacatACACAAAAAAGCACTAACGATGATTACCAGTGGTTaactaaaaaagaaatatttaaactaaTCAGTAATACAAaagatattccaaaaaataCATCTACTAGTTCCAATTTCTTAAAGAAGTTTTTTGTGTTTGATAAACAAGATGGCTTTCAAAACAAAGCAGAATTCGTTTCGACAATTGGTGGACATTCGAAGAAAGTACATCGCTACAGCGAAGATAATCCTAACATAGATTTTTTACCGTGTAAAACCTCGATAGACAGCACCACCAAGAAAGCGGAAAAAATGtcaagaagaaatgaaaaaaaaggcaAAGAAGATGTATCAACAGTTTTGCCAAAACGACATCATGAAAGAAGTAAATCAAAAGGTGAACGCATTATAAAAGAACACCATTCAGACGCagaaaagaattatttaacaacaaaaactataaataaactaaaatcaCGACACACGCAAAAAGAAGCTGTggtttttaatgattttctAAAAGAACATCATTCAGATGCagaaaagaattatttaactACAAAAAGACGAAAATCAAGACAAACACAAAAAGAGGCGTTGGTTTTTGATGACTTGTCAACTatgcaacaaaaaattgaaaagaaattGTCACCACATAAACCGAAAGAAAGTGAAAGTCAAGAGAATGGTGATTTAACGACCCACtctaaaacaaagaaaaataaaacccgGGATAAAACTACAGAACAAGGTAGATCACCGGATAGTGCGAAAGCGGAATTAAATCGTCGGTTGCAGAATGTGAGCAGAGCTAATCCTTTacgtcacaaattttgtttggtaAAAAATACATTCTCAGTTGTTCAAATAACTCCTGCAAACACTACAAATGAAGTTTTCTtggagaaaaagaaaaaattgaaagccTTTAAAAAGTATTACAGATATAATATCGATGGTGAATCTGAAATTAGTAGTGCATATCAAACGTTCAGCGACAGCAACAAGATGTACCAAGATATGTCGGAACAATCAATGGAAGACACCTTGAAGAAACGACACAGAAAATCCAGAAAGTTTACAACTGACCAAAAATGTAACTTTAAAGTTGAAACTCACATTTCCTCAGTTGTTATTAATCCAGATTCCGAtaaaaattccattaaaaCAAGTCGGGTTGGTAAAGATGAAGGTAAAGCAAATAAAACGAACAAATTTGGATTTCACAAGTCAAAGATACCCATTTTGAGTAACAATGGAAAATTAGttgaattaaataaagaatCGCCAAGAAGTTCAAGATCGCATAAGAAAAGTAACGATCTTTTTGCTTGTTCTGTAGCTGGTAAGGAAGCAGATGTAGAAACAGCATCTGCTTCAAAGTGCAGGAGCAAAGTTCATAACGatgtaaaagataaaatacaTTTACGTTCACCTACTGGATCTGGTAAAGTGAGAGTTTCTTCTAGTCCGGCATCATTTCCAAATAAACCAACAGAAGTTCCTCTGAAAGCTAAAGAGAAGAAAGCTGCTCGTCCATCGACTGACTCACGACTTGTTCAGAAAGAGTCCAAGGCGAGTAGATTATCAACTTTGTCTAAACAGAGCAAATTAAGTGATAAACAACCAATACGTAATATTAATAAGCCCAGCTCAAGTAACAGCAGAAATCAATCATTATCACCATCATCACTGGGTCATCAAAAGGAGTTTATAGATAGATCAAGTTCTCGGAAAGGTATTAAATCTCCATCAAAACTATCTAATGATGGTTCCAGTTCGGTATGGAGTAAAAGTAGCAGAAAATCTGGCAAGAATTCTTTTACAAGTAAATCCGACACAAAATTACAacagaataataaaataagtttggaaaaaaagtataaaacgCTTGACAGAGCTTCTACGAGAACGTCGTTAAGTAACAGCACATTTGGCGACAAATCTCTTGATTCGTCGAAAAACGGgactagtttttttttaacgaaatcGTACAAAGATGATGAGAAGCTGAATCGTTGGCAAAAACGTAAACTTTATTCTGACAGTCTTCGAAAAAATATGGCAAATAAAGTTCAAAAAGCATCAGTTATTCCACCTCAAGTTGTTGAAATTAGATATTTAACCGTTACTACTAATGATAACGATGTGGTTAATTCATCTGAAGCAAGGTTAACTATTTCGGACAACAAAGAAATTGTTCCGACTGCATTAAATGCATACGAAACAGAACAAGCCATGTCAGCAGAAACAGAGAATGCATTCAGTACAATGAAAGAATTCTACGAAGACGATCTTCCTTGTCCTTGTATGGAATTGGTGAACTGTGATCAATTTAAGGAATTGTTTGAATTACCCATGGACAAAGCGTTAAACGAAATCATGAGCGAAAACTATAATTTCTTgaagaaagatttttcttACGCTGTTGAAGAACTTGATAAATCTTCAAGTTCTGACGGGGATAACGAATTTTCTGTGACTACCAAAAAAGTAGACGACTGGTACGACTTCCAGATCGTTGATGGTGGAAGTTTGAGTGAAATTTCTTGTTGCCGTGGGGTATCAGACGACATCAATAATCAAGAACTAAATGTACGAAGCCAAGATCACATCGTTG AATCGCTTAGCGCTCCTGGTTCCGAGGAAAGCGGAtactccacaataaagtcaAGACAGGTTTCGAGAAGTTTTTTCGAACGTCCCGACATTAAAGCTTTAATTAATCCACCGCTGGAAACATCACTCGATGGTTATTGTGTTGAAGTTCAAATCGAAACAAACAATTCGAGTAACTGTGGGCTTGAAATACGTTCCATCGAAA CGAtcgaaaagaagaaaaaaatgtcccaGAAGAAGAAGTAA
- the LOC138126810 gene encoding uncharacterized protein isoform X3 — protein sequence MHKQFKKFGFFVSKNLQEEANEKLNDKLVKYLYKKETDKSNRRKIKSANDADTPNARRSSKRYSPEDKHRSQGKKSNESILRKHKKKESLPNTVTSETEIYFISPEEIKRHRKKLHKEGVPDKCPDDKQNRSAYKPGGHDIEPDKRRIQKREDDIVKLIKEQKHTQKSTNDDYQWLTKKEIFKLISNTKDIPKNTSTSSNFLKKFFVFDKQDGFQNKAEFVSTIGGHSKKVHRYSEDNPNIDFLPCKTSIDSTTKKAEKMSRRNEKKGKEDVSTVLPKRHHERSKSKGERIIKEHHSDAEKNYLTTKTINKLKSRHTQKEAVVFNDFLKEHHSDAEKNYLTTKRRKSRQTQKEALVFDDLSTMQQKIEKKLSPHKPKESESQENGDLTTHSKTKKNKTRDKTTEQGRSPDSAKAELNRRLQNVSRANPLRHKFCLVKNTFSVVQITPANTTNEVFLEKKKKLKAFKKYYRYNIDGESEISSAYQTFSDSNKMYQDMSEQSMEDTLKKRHRKSRKFTTDQKCNFKVETHISSVVINPDSDKNSIKTSRVGKDEGKANKTNKFGFHKSKIPILSNNGKLVELNKESPRSSRSHKKSNDLFACSVAGKEADVETASASKCRSKVHNDVKDKIHLRSPTGSGKVRVSSSPASFPNKPTEVPLKAKEKKAARPSTDSRLVQKESKASRLSTLSKQSKLSDKQPIRNINKPSSSNSRNQSLSPSSLGHQKEFIDRSSSRKGIKSPSKLSNDGSSSVWSKSSRKSGKNSFTSKSDTKLQQNNKISLEKKYKTLDRASTRTSLSNSTFGDKSLDSSKNGTSFFLTKSYKDDEKLNRWQKRKLYSDSLRKNMANKVQKASVIPPQVVEIRYLTVTTNDNDVVNSSEARLTISDNKEIVPTALNAYETEQAMSAETENAFSTMKEFYEDDLPCPCMELVNCDQFKELFELPMDKALNEIMSENYNFLKKDFSYAVEELDKSSSSDGDNEFSVTTKKVDDWYDFQIVDGGSLSEISCCRGVSDDINNQELNVRSQDHIVALLVPRKADTPQ from the exons ATGCataagcaatttaaaaaatttggattttttgtaTCAAAGAATTTACAAGAAGAAgctaatgaaaaattaaacgacaaactagtaaaatatttatacaaaAAGGAAACTGATAAATCGAACAGACGGAAAATTAAAAGTGCAAATGACGCAGATACACCAAATGCGAGACGTTCGTCAAAGAGGTACTCTCCGGAAGATAAACACAGGAGTCAGGGAAAGAAATCCAACGAATCTATTCTcagaaaacacaaaaaaaaagaatcactGCCTAACACAGTTACAAGCGAGactgaaatatattttatatcACCTGAAGAAATAAAGAGGCACaggaaaaaattacacaaagaGGGAGTGCCAGATAAATGTCCTGATGATAAGCAAAATCGAAGCGCATACAAACCAGGTGGCCATGACATCGAACCTGATAAAAGAAGGATTCAGAAGAGAGAAGACGATATTGTAAAACTcatcaaagaacaaaaacatACACAAAAAAGCACTAACGATGATTACCAGTGGTTaactaaaaaagaaatatttaaactaaTCAGTAATACAAaagatattccaaaaaataCATCTACTAGTTCCAATTTCTTAAAGAAGTTTTTTGTGTTTGATAAACAAGATGGCTTTCAAAACAAAGCAGAATTCGTTTCGACAATTGGTGGACATTCGAAGAAAGTACATCGCTACAGCGAAGATAATCCTAACATAGATTTTTTACCGTGTAAAACCTCGATAGACAGCACCACCAAGAAAGCGGAAAAAATGtcaagaagaaatgaaaaaaaaggcaAAGAAGATGTATCAACAGTTTTGCCAAAACGACATCATGAAAGAAGTAAATCAAAAGGTGAACGCATTATAAAAGAACACCATTCAGACGCagaaaagaattatttaacaacaaaaactataaataaactaaaatcaCGACACACGCAAAAAGAAGCTGTggtttttaatgattttctAAAAGAACATCATTCAGATGCagaaaagaattatttaactACAAAAAGACGAAAATCAAGACAAACACAAAAAGAGGCGTTGGTTTTTGATGACTTGTCAACTatgcaacaaaaaattgaaaagaaattGTCACCACATAAACCGAAAGAAAGTGAAAGTCAAGAGAATGGTGATTTAACGACCCACtctaaaacaaagaaaaataaaacccgGGATAAAACTACAGAACAAGGTAGATCACCGGATAGTGCGAAAGCGGAATTAAATCGTCGGTTGCAGAATGTGAGCAGAGCTAATCCTTTacgtcacaaattttgtttggtaAAAAATACATTCTCAGTTGTTCAAATAACTCCTGCAAACACTACAAATGAAGTTTTCTtggagaaaaagaaaaaattgaaagccTTTAAAAAGTATTACAGATATAATATCGATGGTGAATCTGAAATTAGTAGTGCATATCAAACGTTCAGCGACAGCAACAAGATGTACCAAGATATGTCGGAACAATCAATGGAAGACACCTTGAAGAAACGACACAGAAAATCCAGAAAGTTTACAACTGACCAAAAATGTAACTTTAAAGTTGAAACTCACATTTCCTCAGTTGTTATTAATCCAGATTCCGAtaaaaattccattaaaaCAAGTCGGGTTGGTAAAGATGAAGGTAAAGCAAATAAAACGAACAAATTTGGATTTCACAAGTCAAAGATACCCATTTTGAGTAACAATGGAAAATTAGttgaattaaataaagaatCGCCAAGAAGTTCAAGATCGCATAAGAAAAGTAACGATCTTTTTGCTTGTTCTGTAGCTGGTAAGGAAGCAGATGTAGAAACAGCATCTGCTTCAAAGTGCAGGAGCAAAGTTCATAACGatgtaaaagataaaatacaTTTACGTTCACCTACTGGATCTGGTAAAGTGAGAGTTTCTTCTAGTCCGGCATCATTTCCAAATAAACCAACAGAAGTTCCTCTGAAAGCTAAAGAGAAGAAAGCTGCTCGTCCATCGACTGACTCACGACTTGTTCAGAAAGAGTCCAAGGCGAGTAGATTATCAACTTTGTCTAAACAGAGCAAATTAAGTGATAAACAACCAATACGTAATATTAATAAGCCCAGCTCAAGTAACAGCAGAAATCAATCATTATCACCATCATCACTGGGTCATCAAAAGGAGTTTATAGATAGATCAAGTTCTCGGAAAGGTATTAAATCTCCATCAAAACTATCTAATGATGGTTCCAGTTCGGTATGGAGTAAAAGTAGCAGAAAATCTGGCAAGAATTCTTTTACAAGTAAATCCGACACAAAATTACAacagaataataaaataagtttggaaaaaaagtataaaacgCTTGACAGAGCTTCTACGAGAACGTCGTTAAGTAACAGCACATTTGGCGACAAATCTCTTGATTCGTCGAAAAACGGgactagtttttttttaacgaaatcGTACAAAGATGATGAGAAGCTGAATCGTTGGCAAAAACGTAAACTTTATTCTGACAGTCTTCGAAAAAATATGGCAAATAAAGTTCAAAAAGCATCAGTTATTCCACCTCAAGTTGTTGAAATTAGATATTTAACCGTTACTACTAATGATAACGATGTGGTTAATTCATCTGAAGCAAGGTTAACTATTTCGGACAACAAAGAAATTGTTCCGACTGCATTAAATGCATACGAAACAGAACAAGCCATGTCAGCAGAAACAGAGAATGCATTCAGTACAATGAAAGAATTCTACGAAGACGATCTTCCTTGTCCTTGTATGGAATTGGTGAACTGTGATCAATTTAAGGAATTGTTTGAATTACCCATGGACAAAGCGTTAAACGAAATCATGAGCGAAAACTATAATTTCTTgaagaaagatttttcttACGCTGTTGAAGAACTTGATAAATCTTCAAGTTCTGACGGGGATAACGAATTTTCTGTGACTACCAAAAAAGTAGACGACTGGTACGACTTCCAGATCGTTGATGGTGGAAGTTTGAGTGAAATTTCTTGTTGCCGTGGGGTATCAGACGACATCAATAATCAAGAACTAAATGTACGAAGCCAAGATCACATCGTTG CGCTCCTGGTTCCGAGGAAAGCGGAtactccacaataa